The Candidatus Zixiibacteriota bacterium genome has a window encoding:
- a CDS encoding PKD domain-containing protein → MIRRKIPLTILAALTGALFFTVSVSAQLPGGAATASADWCGTQKVFEEKYKARFGAAASPEACDQYGLCDDPTERDGWIPTGGPTQYVRMIVHVVALDDGSNPFSTPEHVAGQVAELNNNFAPAGIQFIYQLNQINSTAWRSLSEAEIDGMKSATAIQPDKYLNVWVTVVEFSYSFGTFPWSFDALQATGGIVMGHFHWIDLPNRVFAHEVGHTLGLWHTFHGVDEVTFCGPCYEPPESASSLIGDLCGDSPPTPTNQGPCVNFAGNDACSGLPWGYTMPENYMGYASQTCLTAFTPHQQGRLRCWSNTALDSWVIPFQIAPSVALGATPLTVDFVATTHKDPIAWSWDFGDGGGASVQSPSHTYSNPGLHSVTVDMQTSSSSYELVFPDLIGIQADTLDILTGRVENNRASVQVSVRNYLPLRQIRLPFTYTGPVELRFDSASTAGLRSSHMTDRVSSLVESQDKATIVIDAGTGAPLDPGVGPVVEIFFTVESGSGSGSVPIEVTSYSGYQLTFTCSVGDYVPVSFDGYITSNCCEGIVGDANGDGQYEPTIGDVTMLITHLFVSGIPLDCYLEADVNQSGGLEASSLDLTIGDITELIDYLFITNDPVSECL, encoded by the coding sequence ATGATTCGACGCAAAATACCCCTGACTATCCTGGCAGCATTGACGGGCGCTCTCTTCTTCACAGTCTCAGTTTCAGCACAATTACCGGGAGGGGCGGCAACCGCCTCAGCGGACTGGTGCGGCACACAAAAAGTCTTTGAGGAAAAGTACAAAGCCCGCTTCGGAGCGGCGGCGTCGCCCGAGGCATGTGACCAGTACGGCCTCTGTGATGACCCGACTGAGCGGGACGGCTGGATACCCACGGGAGGGCCGACACAATACGTGCGGATGATCGTTCACGTGGTGGCTCTCGACGACGGCTCCAATCCGTTCTCAACACCGGAGCACGTGGCGGGCCAGGTGGCCGAGCTCAATAACAACTTCGCGCCGGCCGGAATACAGTTTATCTATCAATTGAACCAGATCAATTCCACGGCCTGGCGGAGCCTCTCCGAGGCTGAGATCGACGGTATGAAATCAGCCACGGCCATACAACCGGACAAGTACCTGAATGTCTGGGTGACTGTGGTGGAGTTCAGCTATTCGTTCGGTACTTTTCCGTGGTCCTTTGATGCCCTCCAGGCAACCGGCGGCATCGTGATGGGCCACTTCCACTGGATCGACCTGCCCAACCGGGTCTTTGCTCACGAGGTGGGGCACACGCTGGGGCTGTGGCACACTTTTCACGGCGTGGACGAGGTCACGTTTTGCGGGCCGTGCTACGAGCCACCGGAATCGGCCAGTTCTTTGATCGGCGACCTGTGTGGAGACTCTCCCCCGACTCCAACCAACCAGGGGCCGTGTGTAAACTTCGCCGGGAACGACGCCTGCTCGGGCCTGCCGTGGGGCTATACCATGCCGGAGAACTACATGGGGTATGCCTCCCAAACCTGTTTGACCGCTTTTACTCCGCACCAGCAGGGGCGGCTTCGCTGTTGGAGCAACACCGCCCTGGATAGCTGGGTGATACCGTTTCAGATCGCTCCCTCGGTAGCCTTGGGAGCGACGCCGCTCACGGTGGATTTTGTGGCTACTACTCACAAGGATCCAATTGCCTGGTCTTGGGACTTCGGCGACGGCGGCGGCGCATCGGTGCAATCTCCCTCCCACACGTATTCTAATCCCGGCCTGCATTCGGTAACAGTCGATATGCAGACCAGCTCGTCCAGTTACGAGCTGGTATTCCCTGACCTGATTGGAATTCAGGCTGACACTCTGGACATACTCACGGGACGAGTCGAAAACAACCGCGCCTCGGTTCAAGTCTCGGTGCGCAACTACCTGCCGCTCCGGCAGATTCGACTGCCATTCACCTACACCGGGCCGGTGGAATTGAGATTTGACTCGGCATCGACCGCCGGTCTGCGAAGCAGTCACATGACCGACCGGGTTTCCAGCCTCGTGGAGAGCCAGGACAAAGCCACGATAGTGATCGACGCCGGAACCGGTGCACCACTCGATCCGGGAGTAGGGCCCGTTGTGGAGATTTTCTTTACCGTCGAGAGTGGAAGCGGTTCCGGGTCAGTACCGATCGAGGTGACATCGTACTCGGGATACCAGCTTACGTTCACATGCAGTGTCGGCGACTACGTCCCGGTTTCCTTCGACGGGTATATTACATCCAACTGCTGCGAAGGAATCGTGGGGGACGCCAACGGCGACGGTCAATATGAGCCGACAATCGGCGATGTTACCATGCTGATTACCCATCTCTTTGTCAGCGGTATTCCCCTTGATTGTTATCTGGAGGCCGATGTCAACCAATCCGGTGGCCTGGAAGCAAGCAGTCTGGACCTGACTATCGGTGATATCACCGAGTTGATTGACTATCTGTTCATAACTAATGACCCTGTGTCTGAATGCTTGTAG
- a CDS encoding S8 family serine peptidase — protein sequence MKSFRTLDSWFMAVAIGFCFIPIASADTDLVSAPIPGRFVVKLAPKVPAAAVNSALAPGQSLQRLVPVTPVAGKAGREQWDRVFVLSADPTTTADQIKLQLGGANVEYVEPEYRLEFFDFPADPLFDYQWYLNNTGQYYWAVQRIDGDFNDTLALIRGIAGNDLGLDDYYQSPPPVATRVVVAVVDTGVDPDHPELQGRFWRNADEIADNGIDDDHNGYIDDTLGYDVSGDTVSVLHVVGDNDPSDDFGHGTHIAGIIAAAHNQSGVAGIAEAAEIMAVKIRPNGTTIVGSMGIVYAVNSGADIINISWGTPFESLLLKDAVTYARDNGVLVCVAAGNSGRLSYYYPASLDEVFTVAAGGSDGLLTSFSTYGPFLDLCAPGQNILSLRATGTDMYGSVNEPGVHIIGADSLYYLADGTSMAAPMIAGAAALIWSVRPQLTLDQLVSDLKSGARDMLDPLGLGDSLPGFDSLSGYGYIDVDRTLQLSAPPGMFFVSPEPRSRHTGQMIVLAAPIGGYGGAWTLACALDSDPDNWRSLAAGDAPPADSLLYVLSDPLFTGPLTFRLTDSYGTSRYLQARLVADTRAQLSSPTAGAEYDYNVPIAGSVYGPEYQSLSLYYRRNGGPRTFLFESGGEYFDSLIFSWNASGIELGQYTVYLEADFGTQPLRDSVTFQLKSAFAEGWPQELAGRGGLSATVADLDHDGTGEVIVGTTYGLNVFHSDGRLVDGFPALYGSFARCLPAVYDVDRDGFDEIICSSDSGLYVFKHDGTLAPGWPVRYQFGYWGYGAPNPSVTRLDIQEDSAIVLLDWLGNMRAYDFNGNSYFYSLEGWFGSFNQQPSLSSYFNGNCLSGADLDGDGYNEIVVSYFAIAGYSGVGLFDGRTGQPAFGRPLPYIIEAPGVFGTLLADLNGDGLLDVVSSVYNSTGVPTIWAKTLGTQTLPGWPRALPEIEDWLGLYPTAADLDLDGVPEILATYYEFDIGVLYIFRADGSPYVTIEGRPAGEAFRYAATFGAPIAANLVGDSHPEIVIRSGYLFPGTGREKVHILDHTATPIPGWPVATPTDPSRVFSTPYAPMVDDIDDDGLVELVLVSEGLSVFVWDFEASVDNGRNRGRLLMDNVNSSIYDTARYNGGGTPTDTPNDPTFELPRQFALHQNYPNPFNPSTAITFELPARAFTRLEVFNILGQTVAVLVDQELPAGSHTVQFDGNGVASGAYLYRLRADSNESTRKMVLLK from the coding sequence ATGAAGTCCTTTCGAACTCTCGATTCGTGGTTCATGGCCGTCGCGATCGGGTTCTGCTTCATTCCGATTGCGTCTGCCGACACAGATCTCGTCTCCGCGCCGATCCCCGGAAGATTCGTCGTCAAGCTCGCCCCGAAGGTTCCGGCGGCCGCTGTCAATTCCGCTCTTGCCCCCGGCCAGTCACTGCAGAGACTGGTACCGGTGACACCTGTTGCCGGCAAAGCGGGGCGAGAGCAGTGGGATCGTGTATTCGTATTGAGCGCGGATCCTACAACCACGGCAGATCAGATCAAATTGCAGCTCGGCGGCGCAAACGTAGAGTATGTCGAGCCCGAGTACCGCCTCGAGTTCTTTGACTTTCCAGCCGATCCGCTCTTTGACTACCAGTGGTACCTCAACAACACCGGGCAGTATTATTGGGCGGTGCAGCGCATCGATGGTGACTTCAATGATACACTCGCCCTAATCCGGGGAATCGCGGGGAACGATCTCGGCCTGGACGACTATTATCAATCGCCTCCACCGGTTGCGACCAGGGTAGTCGTTGCGGTAGTTGACACCGGTGTCGATCCGGATCATCCCGAACTGCAAGGCCGGTTCTGGCGGAATGCGGATGAAATCGCCGACAACGGAATCGACGATGACCACAACGGCTATATTGATGACACGCTCGGTTACGATGTGTCCGGCGATACTGTCTCGGTACTGCACGTGGTCGGGGACAACGATCCCTCGGATGATTTCGGCCACGGCACGCATATCGCGGGCATCATTGCCGCTGCCCACAACCAATCAGGTGTAGCCGGGATCGCCGAGGCGGCGGAGATCATGGCTGTCAAAATACGCCCCAACGGCACGACCATAGTGGGTTCGATGGGGATCGTTTATGCGGTAAACTCCGGGGCGGACATCATCAACATCAGTTGGGGAACGCCGTTCGAGAGCCTGTTGCTCAAGGATGCCGTCACGTACGCCCGCGACAACGGTGTACTCGTGTGCGTTGCGGCGGGGAACTCCGGTCGCCTGAGTTACTACTATCCGGCGTCTCTTGACGAAGTGTTTACGGTTGCGGCGGGAGGATCCGACGGGCTGCTGACCTCTTTCAGCACTTACGGTCCGTTCCTGGATTTGTGTGCCCCCGGCCAAAATATCCTCTCGCTGCGCGCCACCGGCACCGATATGTACGGCAGCGTAAATGAGCCAGGGGTGCACATAATTGGTGCGGACTCGCTCTACTATCTTGCCGACGGCACCTCTATGGCAGCACCGATGATAGCCGGCGCGGCGGCGCTGATCTGGTCGGTTCGCCCTCAGCTAACTCTGGATCAACTCGTGTCCGATCTGAAAAGCGGCGCGCGCGATATGCTCGATCCCCTCGGTCTGGGCGATTCCCTGCCGGGGTTCGACTCGCTGAGCGGGTACGGGTATATTGACGTCGACAGGACGCTCCAGTTGTCTGCGCCTCCCGGGATGTTTTTCGTCAGCCCGGAGCCGCGGAGTCGGCACACCGGGCAGATGATAGTGCTGGCCGCCCCAATTGGCGGATACGGCGGCGCCTGGACGTTAGCCTGCGCGCTCGATTCCGATCCGGACAACTGGCGCTCTCTCGCCGCAGGTGACGCGCCACCGGCGGACTCGCTGCTCTATGTTCTAAGCGATCCTCTATTCACGGGCCCGCTGACGTTCAGGCTAACGGACAGTTACGGTACCTCGCGCTACCTGCAGGCAAGGCTGGTCGCGGACACGCGGGCGCAACTGAGTTCGCCCACAGCCGGTGCGGAGTACGATTATAACGTGCCGATTGCGGGAAGTGTCTACGGCCCGGAATACCAGTCACTTTCACTCTACTATCGCCGCAATGGAGGACCGCGGACTTTCCTCTTCGAATCCGGAGGCGAGTATTTTGACTCACTTATCTTCAGCTGGAACGCCTCGGGAATAGAGCTGGGCCAGTACACGGTCTATTTGGAAGCTGATTTCGGGACTCAGCCGCTTCGCGACAGTGTCACGTTTCAGTTAAAATCAGCGTTTGCCGAAGGCTGGCCCCAGGAGCTGGCCGGTCGCGGCGGGCTGAGTGCGACTGTGGCCGACCTCGATCATGACGGCACCGGCGAGGTAATTGTCGGGACCACCTACGGACTAAACGTGTTTCACTCCGATGGGCGGCTGGTCGACGGATTTCCGGCCCTGTACGGTTCTTTCGCGCGCTGTCTGCCGGCGGTTTACGATGTTGACCGCGACGGATTCGATGAGATCATTTGTTCATCGGACAGCGGGCTGTACGTGTTCAAGCACGACGGCACACTCGCGCCCGGGTGGCCGGTCCGGTATCAGTTCGGGTATTGGGGCTATGGCGCGCCGAATCCGTCGGTGACCCGGCTGGACATTCAGGAGGACTCTGCAATCGTGCTGCTTGATTGGCTCGGCAACATGCGGGCCTACGACTTCAATGGAAATTCCTACTTTTACTCCCTGGAGGGCTGGTTTGGATCGTTCAACCAGCAGCCCTCTTTATCCAGCTACTTTAACGGCAATTGTCTCAGCGGAGCTGATCTCGATGGCGATGGCTACAATGAAATAGTAGTCTCCTATTTTGCGATTGCCGGGTACAGCGGCGTGGGCCTGTTCGATGGCCGCACCGGCCAACCGGCGTTCGGACGCCCGCTGCCCTATATCATTGAAGCACCAGGGGTATTCGGGACACTCCTGGCCGATCTCAACGGAGATGGTCTGCTGGACGTAGTGAGTTCTGTTTATAATTCCACCGGTGTGCCGACTATCTGGGCCAAAACGCTCGGTACACAGACCCTTCCGGGCTGGCCGCGAGCACTTCCGGAAATCGAGGACTGGCTCGGTCTCTACCCGACCGCCGCCGATCTCGATCTTGACGGCGTCCCCGAAATCCTGGCGACCTACTATGAGTTTGACATAGGCGTCCTGTATATCTTCCGGGCCGACGGCAGCCCGTATGTCACTATCGAGGGGCGACCTGCGGGCGAAGCGTTTCGATATGCGGCCACTTTCGGGGCGCCGATCGCCGCCAACCTCGTTGGGGATAGTCACCCGGAGATCGTCATTCGATCAGGTTACCTCTTCCCCGGCACGGGGCGCGAGAAAGTACATATTCTCGACCACACTGCCACGCCAATACCCGGCTGGCCGGTCGCTACACCCACCGACCCATCGCGGGTATTCTCAACGCCATATGCGCCGATGGTCGATGACATCGACGACGACGGGCTGGTGGAATTAGTTCTCGTCAGCGAGGGATTATCTGTATTTGTCTGGGACTTCGAGGCCTCGGTTGACAACGGCCGAAACCGGGGCCGTTTGCTCATGGATAATGTCAACTCCTCGATCTACGACACCGCCCGTTACAACGGCGGCGGCACACCCACCGACACTCCGAATGATCCGACATTTGAATTGCCACGTCAGTTTGCTCTGCATCAAAACTATCCGAACCCATTTAATCCGTCGACGGCCATTACCTTCGAGTTGCCCGCGCGGGCATTCACACGGCTTGAGGTTTTTAACATTCTGGGCCAGACGGTAGCGGTTTTGGTTGACCAGGAACTGCCCGCGGGAAGCCACACCGTACAGTTCGACGGCAACGGAGTGGCCTCCGGCGCGTACCTGTATCGCCTTCGCGCCGATTCGAACGAGTCAACGCGCAAAATGGTGCTGCTCAAATGA
- a CDS encoding S8 family serine peptidase, producing MKWLSVGLLGVVGLSGLSIPCRAVAGQVSGSESLPLYYMYEGAPIELTVDPNRVAIQFSPNYKARSQSAALSAAGLDLAETIETGVSGRVLVGSADVMVDAVEVNRRLELALQDPTVEFVSPVFTQANGGWMLVTPEILVRVKSEYRKDGVAILGAAAGSAEIVEENFGEITGAYKLRSQSKNGFEVLALANSLAVDPRIEWAEPDMMATVQKHLTPNDPGWPNLWGLNNTGQSGGTVDMDMDCDLAWDVTTGSPSIMVLVLDDGAELSHPDLNVGGGADFTGSGTSGGPGNSCDNHGTAVSGCVAAIINNSLGTIGAAPGCRVLTAKFTISNVPCDGSGTFQYSWLVSALTWGQSQGARVSNNSNGFAPSSSVSTKYQDTYNAGMVHFAAAGNEGTGTIGYPGSLTVVNAISAINRTGNKASFSNYGTEVSLAAPGQTIYTTDRTGVAGYFSGDYGYVDGTSFSAPYAAGVAALLLSVDPLLTAPEVETQLHNTATDLGTPGFDNIYGYGLVNAYSAVAYAQLDIIADIDLGPAPMTVNFTGTSARPVTAWDWDFGDGGTSTEQNPTHEYLDPGFYTVATTIETSGQFYTKTVDGMISVYADTIVIGDGQFDGANGYVEISARNYLPLSQIEIPFTYSGPLNIIFDSISITGYRTSFLTKSVASISPSTKTATVLIRAQTEPYLPPGEGPIAALWFHRSGSAAGTTPISFTSYLSYALGFTTYAGEYVPVSYNGSITATCCQGIVGDANGDLAYEPTIGDITMLISHLFITGVPLDCYLEADANQSGGLTATSEDITIGDVTVLVDYLFVTGTAIPECL from the coding sequence ATGAAGTGGTTGTCAGTCGGTCTGTTGGGCGTAGTTGGTTTGTCGGGACTGTCGATACCGTGCCGGGCTGTAGCCGGCCAGGTGTCGGGCAGCGAGAGCCTGCCGTTGTACTACATGTATGAGGGCGCACCGATCGAGCTCACTGTCGATCCGAACCGGGTTGCCATTCAATTCAGTCCGAATTACAAAGCAAGATCACAATCGGCTGCACTTTCCGCGGCCGGGCTGGACCTGGCCGAGACGATCGAAACCGGGGTTTCCGGGAGAGTCCTGGTGGGATCAGCCGACGTGATGGTGGATGCAGTTGAAGTAAACCGGCGTTTGGAGTTGGCCCTGCAGGACCCGACTGTCGAGTTTGTGTCGCCGGTGTTTACTCAGGCCAATGGCGGCTGGATGCTGGTCACGCCTGAGATTCTCGTTCGAGTGAAGTCCGAATACCGCAAAGATGGTGTCGCGATTCTCGGCGCGGCGGCGGGATCGGCTGAGATCGTCGAGGAGAACTTCGGTGAAATAACCGGAGCGTATAAGTTGCGCAGCCAATCGAAGAACGGGTTTGAGGTTTTGGCGCTGGCTAACTCGTTGGCGGTCGACCCCAGAATCGAATGGGCTGAGCCGGACATGATGGCGACCGTCCAAAAGCACCTCACACCCAACGATCCAGGCTGGCCCAACCTGTGGGGTCTCAATAACACCGGCCAGTCGGGCGGCACGGTGGATATGGACATGGACTGTGATCTCGCCTGGGACGTTACCACCGGCAGCCCGTCAATCATGGTGCTCGTTCTTGACGATGGTGCTGAGTTGTCACACCCCGACCTGAACGTCGGCGGTGGCGCCGACTTCACCGGTTCGGGTACTTCAGGCGGGCCGGGCAATAGCTGTGACAACCACGGCACAGCCGTCAGCGGATGTGTGGCCGCGATCATAAATAACAGCCTGGGCACCATCGGCGCCGCGCCGGGGTGCAGAGTGCTCACAGCCAAGTTTACGATCTCGAACGTGCCGTGCGATGGCTCCGGCACGTTTCAGTACAGTTGGCTTGTCTCGGCGCTTACCTGGGGGCAATCTCAGGGTGCGCGCGTTTCCAACAATAGCAACGGCTTTGCACCATCGAGCTCGGTATCAACTAAGTACCAGGATACCTACAATGCCGGCATGGTTCACTTTGCTGCGGCCGGCAACGAGGGCACAGGCACGATCGGATACCCGGGTTCACTCACTGTGGTCAATGCTATTTCGGCAATCAATCGCACCGGCAACAAAGCATCATTCAGTAATTATGGCACTGAGGTTAGTCTCGCGGCGCCGGGCCAGACTATTTACACGACCGACCGCACCGGCGTGGCCGGATACTTTTCCGGTGACTACGGGTATGTCGATGGTACATCCTTCTCGGCCCCGTACGCGGCTGGTGTGGCCGCCCTGCTTCTCTCGGTGGACCCCCTGCTAACGGCTCCGGAGGTTGAGACGCAGTTGCACAACACCGCGACCGATCTCGGCACCCCCGGGTTCGACAACATCTACGGCTACGGGCTGGTCAACGCCTACTCTGCGGTTGCTTACGCCCAGCTCGACATCATTGCCGATATAGATCTTGGGCCCGCTCCAATGACCGTGAATTTCACCGGTACATCGGCCCGGCCAGTTACCGCCTGGGACTGGGACTTCGGCGACGGCGGCACGTCGACCGAACAGAATCCAACCCACGAGTATCTGGATCCCGGGTTTTACACCGTTGCAACTACCATCGAGACATCGGGCCAGTTCTACACCAAGACTGTCGACGGCATGATCTCGGTGTACGCCGATACAATTGTGATCGGCGACGGTCAATTTGACGGCGCCAACGGCTACGTTGAGATCTCCGCGCGGAACTACCTTCCGTTGAGTCAGATCGAAATTCCGTTTACGTATTCGGGACCCTTGAACATCATCTTTGATTCGATCAGCATTACCGGATACCGCACCTCGTTCCTGACCAAATCGGTCGCGAGTATTTCTCCCTCTACCAAGACGGCGACCGTGCTGATTCGGGCGCAGACCGAGCCTTACTTGCCGCCGGGCGAAGGCCCGATCGCCGCACTCTGGTTCCATCGCTCGGGAAGTGCGGCCGGCACGACTCCGATCTCATTTACCAGCTATCTATCGTACGCCCTTGGATTCACCACCTACGCCGGGGAATACGTACCGGTATCATACAACGGTTCAATCACTGCCACCTGCTGCCAGGGTATCGTGGGAGATGCCAACGGTGACCTGGCCTACGAGCCGACTATCGGTGATATCACCATGCTGATCTCGCACCTGTTCATCACCGGGGTACCCCTGGACTGCTATCTCGAAGCGGACGCCAATCAGTCCGGTGGTTTGACCGCAACATCCGAAGATATCACTATCGGTGACGTCACTGTTCTGGTGGATTATCTCTTCGTGACCGGGACAGCGATACCGGAGTGCCTGTAG
- a CDS encoding T9SS type A sorting domain-containing protein: MKLLVTAILALVLAGTVVSSDLAFGPDHSFLWNQFNAFQVIDSFALVTSDFGLASLKLDAFSGTFDPKNHLLLGNQALDVNISGALATVTTSSGLAYFVDLSQLPELTLIGQADLGTTVFDMVLVSSDLYLACGFDGLRHYRLEGGNDLVFVDSSLAPVHCTQVEVEGADLIVLDDYNGVLRFRPSPTSIGPVQDEILVPRRAMSFSLMGDMVILPLVGKDLVYRGTFDGGGMLVDSTRLTVVPDQVFAIDTFLVAIDLGGRVMEVASTQSDSRVLVVLPFSLELTLTGDTYSVEGAPHLALVSRKNSLLSYNLRNITDGNQPRSVYAHPGQIRALGFHRDRLATGGDLNPLETYAIDGEMSPVFDAALLSLTGATSVIDAGSFLIAHFGSISQVQTLSVSNNSITRIAYLAAATPPGGMKYYPYPNSDTAAMLLMIDHTGIDILGVNSRGLIRRAGFARAVDNILSAVVIDTTLLIATDQKQILYFHIFPSFRVLYKGSVSSVGLLTHMVNTGMQRNPTGGLEPGIILGFDGNQMYEVYLGSMGVPRVSLLGTLPIAVTSSAIGPFTLYTIGPMGVCVFDLGNFFPRLLRYGGYGGSLVAYGDSVLATSDGTAIHLYSNRDGTITFTPVEEPTSIAAPTGYLLPNYPNPFNPRTTIDFDVPRFGRVEIDVFDILGRQVATLFEGPASLGVHSVTWDGTDSEGRRVASGVYFYRMTMDDFSESRKMILLK, from the coding sequence ATGAAACTGCTCGTGACAGCCATACTTGCGCTAGTACTCGCCGGTACTGTAGTCTCGTCGGACCTCGCGTTCGGCCCCGATCACTCGTTCCTTTGGAATCAGTTCAATGCGTTTCAGGTGATCGACAGTTTCGCGCTGGTTACGTCGGATTTCGGCCTGGCCTCACTGAAACTGGATGCCTTCAGCGGTACGTTCGACCCAAAGAATCACCTGCTTCTTGGCAATCAGGCGCTTGACGTCAACATATCCGGCGCCCTGGCGACAGTCACCACCTCATCCGGACTGGCTTATTTTGTCGACCTTTCCCAATTGCCGGAGCTGACTTTGATCGGCCAGGCTGACCTTGGAACAACTGTCTTCGACATGGTGCTTGTCAGTTCCGATCTGTATCTCGCTTGCGGTTTCGACGGTCTTCGTCACTACCGACTTGAGGGCGGCAACGATCTCGTGTTCGTGGACTCCAGCCTTGCGCCGGTTCACTGCACCCAGGTTGAAGTGGAAGGTGCAGACCTCATCGTGCTCGATGACTACAACGGCGTTTTGCGCTTCCGACCTTCGCCCACATCGATAGGACCGGTTCAGGACGAAATCCTGGTTCCGCGCAGAGCGATGTCGTTTTCGCTCATGGGAGATATGGTTATATTGCCTCTCGTGGGGAAGGATCTCGTCTATCGCGGCACTTTCGACGGCGGCGGGATGCTGGTGGACTCCACCAGGCTGACCGTTGTTCCTGACCAGGTATTTGCTATAGATACTTTCCTGGTCGCCATCGATCTGGGCGGAAGAGTGATGGAGGTTGCTTCCACCCAAAGCGACTCGCGCGTCCTGGTGGTACTGCCGTTTTCACTGGAACTGACATTGACAGGCGACACGTATTCCGTAGAGGGCGCGCCCCACCTGGCGTTGGTCTCACGAAAGAACTCGCTGCTGAGCTACAACCTGCGAAACATCACAGACGGCAACCAACCGCGCTCAGTCTACGCGCATCCCGGCCAAATCAGGGCGCTCGGCTTTCATCGGGACCGGCTGGCAACTGGGGGCGATCTCAATCCGCTGGAGACTTATGCCATCGACGGCGAGATGTCGCCCGTATTCGACGCCGCACTGCTCTCGCTGACCGGAGCCACGTCGGTGATTGACGCCGGCAGTTTCCTGATTGCGCACTTCGGCTCCATCAGTCAGGTGCAGACGCTAAGCGTCTCAAACAACTCGATAACCAGGATCGCCTATCTGGCGGCGGCTACTCCCCCAGGTGGGATGAAATACTATCCCTATCCGAACTCAGACACTGCGGCCATGCTGCTGATGATCGACCACACCGGTATTGACATTCTTGGCGTCAACTCGCGCGGTCTTATTCGGCGGGCCGGTTTCGCACGCGCGGTCGACAACATACTAAGTGCGGTCGTGATCGACACGACCCTGCTCATAGCCACTGACCAGAAACAGATTCTGTACTTCCACATATTTCCCAGCTTCCGGGTACTCTATAAGGGTTCAGTTTCATCCGTGGGATTGCTTACGCACATGGTCAATACGGGGATGCAAAGAAATCCAACAGGTGGCCTGGAACCGGGTATTATCCTGGGTTTCGACGGCAATCAGATGTACGAAGTATATCTCGGATCCATGGGTGTTCCGAGGGTCTCCCTCCTCGGCACACTGCCCATCGCAGTGACATCGTCGGCAATAGGACCCTTTACACTTTACACGATCGGCCCCATGGGCGTGTGTGTGTTCGATCTGGGGAACTTCTTCCCCCGGCTGCTTCGATACGGCGGTTATGGCGGGAGTCTCGTGGCGTACGGCGATTCTGTCCTGGCGACCTCTGACGGCACAGCGATACATCTGTACTCTAATCGCGACGGCACCATCACTTTCACCCCCGTCGAGGAACCGACAAGCATCGCCGCTCCGACCGGCTACCTCTTGCCTAACTATCCCAATCCGTTCAATCCGCGGACCACCATAGACTTTGACGTTCCCCGGTTTGGACGGGTGGAAATCGACGTGTTCGATATTCTCGGTCGCCAAGTGGCAACGTTGTTTGAGGGCCCGGCCTCCCTCGGTGTGCATTCGGTCACCTGGGACGGGACCGATTCTGAAGGCCGCCGGGTCGCCAGCGGAGTGTATTTTTACAGAATGACAATGGACGATTTCTCAGAGTCGCGCAAGATGATCTTGTTGAAGTAA